A genomic segment from Nicotiana sylvestris chromosome 1, ASM39365v2, whole genome shotgun sequence encodes:
- the LOC104250095 gene encoding disease resistance protein RPV1-like isoform X2: MTQFAYHAFLSLATKIGMSFGDHLLSALSNAGIRAFRVDELEIDEKGCKELQKTIQESRILIVVFTKEYTSSERCLDELVFILESKRTFGRFVLPVFYDVDPSEVRKQKGSFEQDFLMYEERFKSGAEGRRLEWLQKVKEWKAALTEVADLGGMVLQNQSDGCESKFIEEIVKVVARKLNRAVLSVALHPVGIDSRVRDINLWLQDGSTSVDIMAIYGMGGIGKTTLAKTAYNLNFDKFDGSSFLADVNKTSERHDGLVNLQRQLLSNVLGKKVEKIYNVDEGVSKIQEAIRCRRILLVLDDVDDRDQLNVVLGMRGWYYPGSKIIITTRNQHLFDASEVCRCKMYKVTPLNAQESIRLFSWHAFGKEQPSEDHKDLLENVILHCKGIPLALKVLGSSLCDRSIEVWESALRKLKAIPDNKILEKLRVSYDLLPDDDVQNLFLDIVCFFVGKDKDYAVTILDGCGFFSVVGLEILSDRCLIEMDNDKLKVHSLIQDMGKEIIRLESPWEPWKRSRVWRYRDSFNILNEKTGTEKIECLVLDKEMSTKLSKLVKSVRSYFFNEDIGLVGHGHSKKRRKHLEHFGDADTEGSNNIEFEADAFSRMQRLRILQLSYVRFTEFYSLFPKSLRLLCWSGFHMKTIPEDLPLESLVALEMKKSCLEKTWDGTKILRSLKILNFSHSHFLKRTPDFCGLPNLKTLILKDCIKLVKIHESIGVLDRLVYLNLRDCKNLRKLPGSFCKLKSLEKLIISGCSRLVTSAIELGKLESLKTLQANGMNFGQLAPVGGNEKSWRSLWQTWSSKLRRSPDSNQFSFSSLSSSLVSLSLAKCNLTDDALSFGLCNLPSLCFLNLSENLIYNLPQNIKNLCLLQDLWLDGCPSLQSLPELPPSLVKLKAVRCSSLETVTNLPNLMSALFLDVLESENLSEISGLFKLNPIDHFEVEILNTLRLLKLDNRQDTVVEIFSRFTCTKSTYSVQQGLYEFGIFSTYFPGNEVPSWFSNKSEQRLLTLNVDSLPNIKITGLHICVVYARSSPRKFRYFRDGHTFYIKVQNITKGLKWIYAPSFIGIPGENNRLTFLCHWEFGKYLQTGDQINVSLPCWGNTFKMKELGATLAYDKQELDQSSASTSDARELAIRHNPISDYQSEECVMEVFMPSYQMAAHHYYLSHPNYFVLRDNSDLAVRSILNEKLFEDSYVETACSEEEADDDSIFDYDEDEDEEAAMAELEELLLRSW, encoded by the exons atgaCTCAGTTTGCTTATCATGCATTTCTGAGTTTGGCAACCAAAATAGGCATGTCCTTTGGAGATCATCTTCTTTCAGCTTTATCAAATGCTGGTATTCGCGCATTCAGAGTTGATGAACTTGAGATAGATGAAAAGGGAtgcaaagaattgcagaaaaCAATTCAAGAATCAAGAATTCTCATTGTTGTCTTCACTAAAGAGTATACCTCTTCAGAGAGGTGCCTTGATGAACTTGTGTTTATACTTGAGAGTAAGAGAACTTTTGGACGTTTCGTTCTGCCTGTGTTTTATGATGTGGATCCCTCAGAAGTCAGGAAACAAAAAGGGAGTTTTGAACAAGATTTTTTAATGTATGAAGAGAGATTTAAATCCGGGGCCGAAGGAAGGAGACTGGAATGGTTGCAGAAGGTGAAGGAATGGAAGGCTGCTCTAACAGAAGTTGCTGATTTGGGAGGAATGGTCTTACAGAATCAATCTGATGG GTGTGAGTCAAAGTTTATTGAAGAGATTGTGAAGGTGGTTGCAAGAAAACTAAATCGCGCAGTTTTAAGTGTTGCTCTCCATCCAGTTGGAATAGATTCTCGAGTTAGAGACATCAATCTCTGGTTGCAAGATGGATCGACTAGTGTTGATATTATGGCTATATATGGGATGGGAGGTATAGGTAAAACTACACTAGCTAAGACTGCATACAATCTGAACTTTGACAAATTTGATGGCAGCAGCTTTCTTGCTGATGTAAATAAAACTTCAGAAAGACATGATGGTCTTGTAAATCTACAAAGACAACTTCTTTCAAATGTTCTAGGGAAGAAGGTTGAAAAGATATACAACGTCGATGAAGGAGTCAGCAAGATTCAAGAAGCCATCCGTTGCAGAAGAATTCTTCTTGTTCTCGATGATGTGGACGATAGAGATCAGTTAAATGTTGTACTTGGGATGAGAGGATGGTATTATCCGGGTAGTAAAATTATCATAACAACCAGAAATCAGCACCTATTTGATGCTAGTGAAGTCTGCAGATGTAAGATGTATAAGGTCACGCCATTGAATGCTCAAGAATCAATTCGACTCTTCAGTTGGCACGCTTTTGGAAAAGAACAACCTTCAGAAGATCACAAGGACCTTTTAGAAAATGTGATACTTCATTGTAAAGGGATTCCTTTGGCTCTCAAAGTTTTAGGTTCTTCTCTTTGTGACAGAAGTATAGAGGTGTGGGAAAGTGCATTGAGGAAATTAAAGGCAATCCCTGACAATAAGATCCTGGAAAAACTCAGAGTTAGCTATGATTTGCTGCCAGATGATGATGTACAGAATCTATTCCTCGATATTGTCTGTTTCTTTGTTGGAAAGGATAAAGACTATGCAGTTACTATACTTGATGGATGCGGCTTTTTCTCAGTAGTAGGACTTGAGATTCTTTCAGATAGATGTCTGATTGAAATGGACAATGATAAGCTGAAAGTGCATTCATTGATTCAAGATATGGGAAAAGAAATTATTCGTCTAGAATCCCCTTGGGAGCCTTGGAAGAGAAGCAGAGTTTGGCGATACAGAGATTCCTTCAATATCTTGAATGAAAAAACT GGAACTGAAAAAATTGAATGCTTAGTTCTTGACAAGGAAATGTCCACAAAATTGTCCAAACTAGTCAAATCTGTCAGATCATATTTCTTCAACGAAGATATTGGTCTGGTTGGTCATGGCCATTCAAAGAAACGCCGTAAGCATTTGGAGCATTTTGGTGATGCCGATACAGAGGGTTCAAACAATATAGAATTTGAAGCTGATGCATTTTCAAGAATGCAGAGGCTGAGGATTCTCCAGCTTAGTTATGTAAGATTCACTGAATTCTATAGTTTGTTTCCGAAAAGTCTGAGATTACTGTGTTGGTCTGGATTTCATATGAAGACCATTCCTGAAGATCTCCCTCTAGAGAGTCTGGTTGCCCTTGAAAtgaaaaaaagttgtttggaaaaaaCCTGGGATGGAACTAAG ATTCTCAGATCATTGAAGATCCTCAACTTTAGTCATTCCCATTTCCTAAAAAGAACTCCTGATTTTTGTGGACTTCCCAATCTAAAAACTTTGATATTGAAAGACTGCATTAAGTTGGTCAAGATTCATGAATCAATTGGAGTCCTCGACCGACTGGTCTATCTGAACTTAAGAGACTGCAAGAATCTAAGAAAGCTACCTGGAAGCTTTTGTAAGCTCAAATCCTTAGAAAAACTTATTATCTCTGGATGTTCTAGACTAGTTACATCAGCAATAGAGCTAGGCAAGCTAGAATCTTTGAAAACTCTACAGGCTAATGGCATGAATTTTGGTCAGCTAGCGCCAGTTGGTGGTAATGAGAAATCATGGAGGTCCCTATGGCAAACTTGGTCATCAAAGCTAAGAAGATCCCCAGACTCTAACCAGTTTTCCTTCTCTTCTTTATCAAGTTCGCTCGTCAGCTTAAGTCTTGCTAAATGCAACTTAACAGACGATGCTCTATCGTTTGGCCTCTGTAACCTTCCCTCACTATGCTTCTTGAATCTAAGCGAAAATCTGATTTATAACCTGCCTCAGAATATAAAGAACCTTTGTTTGCTCCAAGACCTTTGGTTAGATGGATGCCCGAGCCTCCAATCTCTGCCAGAGCTTCCGCCGAGCCTTGTTAAGCTGAAGGCAGTTAGATGTTCATCACTGGAAACAGTTACAAATCTACCCAACCTAATGTCAGCTCTCTTTTTAGATGTATTGGAAAGTGAGAATTTAAGTGAGATTTCAGGACTTTTCAAGCTAAATCCCATTGATCATTTTGAAGTGGAAATATTGAATACTCTAAGACTTCTCAAGCTGGATAACAGACAAGATACAGTGGTGGAAATATTTAGTAGGTTCACTTGCACAAAAAGCACATATTCAGTACAGCAG GGACTCTATGAATTTGGCATCTTCAGTACTTATTTTCCAGGAAATGAGGTTCCAAGCTGGTTCAGCAACAAGAGTGAACAGAGGTTGTTGACCCTGAATGTCGATTCACTTCCTAATATCAAGATAACAGGACTGCACATTTGCGTTGTCTATGCACGTTCTAGTCCTCGTAAATTTCGCTATTTTAGGGACGGGCATACATTTTACATCAAGGTCCAAAACATTACAAAAGGTCTTAAGTGGATTTATGCCCCATCGTTCATTGGCATTCCAGGAGAGAACAACAGGTTGACATTTTTATGCCACTGGGAGTTTGGGAAATATTTACAAACTGGTGATCAGATTAATGTTTCATTGCCTTGTTGGGGTAACACTTTTAAGATGAAAGAGCTTGGAGCTACACTTGCATATGATAAGCAAGAATTGGACCAGTCCTCAGCATCTACTAGTGACGCAAGAGAGCTTGCAATACGACATAATCCAATTAGTGATTATCAATCCGAAGAATGTGTCATGGAAGTCTTTATGCCTTCATATCAGATGGCGGCTCATCATTACTACCTTTCTCACCCTAATTACTTTGTGCTCCGCGACAATTCAGATTTAGCTGTGAGGTCAATTTTGAATGAGAAATTGTTTGAGGATTCTTATGTGGAGACTGCATGTTCAG AGGAAGAAGCTGACGATGATAGCATCTTTGAttacgatgaggatgaagatgaAGAGGCTGCAATGGCAGAGTTAGAGGAGTTGCTGCTAAGATCTTGGTGA
- the LOC104250095 gene encoding disease resistance protein RPV1-like isoform X1, protein MTQFAYHAFLSLATKIGMSFGDHLLSALSNAGIRAFRVDELEIDEKGCKELQKTIQESRILIVVFTKEYTSSERCLDELVFILESKRTFGRFVLPVFYDVDPSEVRKQKGSFEQDFLMYEERFKSGAEGRRLEWLQKVKEWKAALTEVADLGGMVLQNQSDGCESKFIEEIVKVVARKLNRAVLSVALHPVGIDSRVRDINLWLQDGSTSVDIMAIYGMGGIGKTTLAKTAYNLNFDKFDGSSFLADVNKTSERHDGLVNLQRQLLSNVLGKKVEKIYNVDEGVSKIQEAIRCRRILLVLDDVDDRDQLNVVLGMRGWYYPGSKIIITTRNQHLFDASEVCRCKMYKVTPLNAQESIRLFSWHAFGKEQPSEDHKDLLENVILHCKGIPLALKVLGSSLCDRSIEVWESALRKLKAIPDNKILEKLRVSYDLLPDDDVQNLFLDIVCFFVGKDKDYAVTILDGCGFFSVVGLEILSDRCLIEMDNDKLKVHSLIQDMGKEIIRLESPWEPWKRSRVWRYRDSFNILNEKTGTEKIECLVLDKEMSTKLSKLVKSVRSYFFNEDIGLVGHGHSKKRRKHLEHFGDADTEGSNNIEFEADAFSRMQRLRILQLSYVRFTEFYSLFPKSLRLLCWSGFHMKTIPEDLPLESLVALEMKKSCLEKTWDGTKILRSLKILNFSHSHFLKRTPDFCGLPNLKTLILKDCIKLVKIHESIGVLDRLVYLNLRDCKNLRKLPGSFCKLKSLEKLIISGCSRLVTSAIELGKLESLKTLQANGMNFGQLAPVGGNEKSWRSLWQTWSSKLRRSPDSNQFSFSSLSSSLVSLSLAKCNLTDDALSFGLCNLPSLCFLNLSENLIYNLPQNIKNLCLLQDLWLDGCPSLQSLPELPPSLVKLKAVRCSSLETVTNLPNLMSALFLDVLESENLSEISGLFKLNPIDHFEVEILNTLRLLKLDNRQDTVVEIFSRFTCTKSTYSVQQGLYEFGIFSTYFPGNEVPSWFSNKSEQRLLTLNVDSLPNIKITGLHICVVYARSSPRKFRYFRDGHTFYIKVQNITKGLKWIYAPSFIGIPGENNRLTFLCHWEFGKYLQTGDQINVSLPCWGNTFKMKELGATLAYDKQELDQSSASTSDARELAIRHNPISDYQSEECVMEVFMPSYQMAAHHYYLSHPNYFVLRDNSDLAVRSILNEKLFEDSYVETACSGAEEEADDDSIFDYDEDEDEEAAMAELEELLLRSW, encoded by the exons atgaCTCAGTTTGCTTATCATGCATTTCTGAGTTTGGCAACCAAAATAGGCATGTCCTTTGGAGATCATCTTCTTTCAGCTTTATCAAATGCTGGTATTCGCGCATTCAGAGTTGATGAACTTGAGATAGATGAAAAGGGAtgcaaagaattgcagaaaaCAATTCAAGAATCAAGAATTCTCATTGTTGTCTTCACTAAAGAGTATACCTCTTCAGAGAGGTGCCTTGATGAACTTGTGTTTATACTTGAGAGTAAGAGAACTTTTGGACGTTTCGTTCTGCCTGTGTTTTATGATGTGGATCCCTCAGAAGTCAGGAAACAAAAAGGGAGTTTTGAACAAGATTTTTTAATGTATGAAGAGAGATTTAAATCCGGGGCCGAAGGAAGGAGACTGGAATGGTTGCAGAAGGTGAAGGAATGGAAGGCTGCTCTAACAGAAGTTGCTGATTTGGGAGGAATGGTCTTACAGAATCAATCTGATGG GTGTGAGTCAAAGTTTATTGAAGAGATTGTGAAGGTGGTTGCAAGAAAACTAAATCGCGCAGTTTTAAGTGTTGCTCTCCATCCAGTTGGAATAGATTCTCGAGTTAGAGACATCAATCTCTGGTTGCAAGATGGATCGACTAGTGTTGATATTATGGCTATATATGGGATGGGAGGTATAGGTAAAACTACACTAGCTAAGACTGCATACAATCTGAACTTTGACAAATTTGATGGCAGCAGCTTTCTTGCTGATGTAAATAAAACTTCAGAAAGACATGATGGTCTTGTAAATCTACAAAGACAACTTCTTTCAAATGTTCTAGGGAAGAAGGTTGAAAAGATATACAACGTCGATGAAGGAGTCAGCAAGATTCAAGAAGCCATCCGTTGCAGAAGAATTCTTCTTGTTCTCGATGATGTGGACGATAGAGATCAGTTAAATGTTGTACTTGGGATGAGAGGATGGTATTATCCGGGTAGTAAAATTATCATAACAACCAGAAATCAGCACCTATTTGATGCTAGTGAAGTCTGCAGATGTAAGATGTATAAGGTCACGCCATTGAATGCTCAAGAATCAATTCGACTCTTCAGTTGGCACGCTTTTGGAAAAGAACAACCTTCAGAAGATCACAAGGACCTTTTAGAAAATGTGATACTTCATTGTAAAGGGATTCCTTTGGCTCTCAAAGTTTTAGGTTCTTCTCTTTGTGACAGAAGTATAGAGGTGTGGGAAAGTGCATTGAGGAAATTAAAGGCAATCCCTGACAATAAGATCCTGGAAAAACTCAGAGTTAGCTATGATTTGCTGCCAGATGATGATGTACAGAATCTATTCCTCGATATTGTCTGTTTCTTTGTTGGAAAGGATAAAGACTATGCAGTTACTATACTTGATGGATGCGGCTTTTTCTCAGTAGTAGGACTTGAGATTCTTTCAGATAGATGTCTGATTGAAATGGACAATGATAAGCTGAAAGTGCATTCATTGATTCAAGATATGGGAAAAGAAATTATTCGTCTAGAATCCCCTTGGGAGCCTTGGAAGAGAAGCAGAGTTTGGCGATACAGAGATTCCTTCAATATCTTGAATGAAAAAACT GGAACTGAAAAAATTGAATGCTTAGTTCTTGACAAGGAAATGTCCACAAAATTGTCCAAACTAGTCAAATCTGTCAGATCATATTTCTTCAACGAAGATATTGGTCTGGTTGGTCATGGCCATTCAAAGAAACGCCGTAAGCATTTGGAGCATTTTGGTGATGCCGATACAGAGGGTTCAAACAATATAGAATTTGAAGCTGATGCATTTTCAAGAATGCAGAGGCTGAGGATTCTCCAGCTTAGTTATGTAAGATTCACTGAATTCTATAGTTTGTTTCCGAAAAGTCTGAGATTACTGTGTTGGTCTGGATTTCATATGAAGACCATTCCTGAAGATCTCCCTCTAGAGAGTCTGGTTGCCCTTGAAAtgaaaaaaagttgtttggaaaaaaCCTGGGATGGAACTAAG ATTCTCAGATCATTGAAGATCCTCAACTTTAGTCATTCCCATTTCCTAAAAAGAACTCCTGATTTTTGTGGACTTCCCAATCTAAAAACTTTGATATTGAAAGACTGCATTAAGTTGGTCAAGATTCATGAATCAATTGGAGTCCTCGACCGACTGGTCTATCTGAACTTAAGAGACTGCAAGAATCTAAGAAAGCTACCTGGAAGCTTTTGTAAGCTCAAATCCTTAGAAAAACTTATTATCTCTGGATGTTCTAGACTAGTTACATCAGCAATAGAGCTAGGCAAGCTAGAATCTTTGAAAACTCTACAGGCTAATGGCATGAATTTTGGTCAGCTAGCGCCAGTTGGTGGTAATGAGAAATCATGGAGGTCCCTATGGCAAACTTGGTCATCAAAGCTAAGAAGATCCCCAGACTCTAACCAGTTTTCCTTCTCTTCTTTATCAAGTTCGCTCGTCAGCTTAAGTCTTGCTAAATGCAACTTAACAGACGATGCTCTATCGTTTGGCCTCTGTAACCTTCCCTCACTATGCTTCTTGAATCTAAGCGAAAATCTGATTTATAACCTGCCTCAGAATATAAAGAACCTTTGTTTGCTCCAAGACCTTTGGTTAGATGGATGCCCGAGCCTCCAATCTCTGCCAGAGCTTCCGCCGAGCCTTGTTAAGCTGAAGGCAGTTAGATGTTCATCACTGGAAACAGTTACAAATCTACCCAACCTAATGTCAGCTCTCTTTTTAGATGTATTGGAAAGTGAGAATTTAAGTGAGATTTCAGGACTTTTCAAGCTAAATCCCATTGATCATTTTGAAGTGGAAATATTGAATACTCTAAGACTTCTCAAGCTGGATAACAGACAAGATACAGTGGTGGAAATATTTAGTAGGTTCACTTGCACAAAAAGCACATATTCAGTACAGCAG GGACTCTATGAATTTGGCATCTTCAGTACTTATTTTCCAGGAAATGAGGTTCCAAGCTGGTTCAGCAACAAGAGTGAACAGAGGTTGTTGACCCTGAATGTCGATTCACTTCCTAATATCAAGATAACAGGACTGCACATTTGCGTTGTCTATGCACGTTCTAGTCCTCGTAAATTTCGCTATTTTAGGGACGGGCATACATTTTACATCAAGGTCCAAAACATTACAAAAGGTCTTAAGTGGATTTATGCCCCATCGTTCATTGGCATTCCAGGAGAGAACAACAGGTTGACATTTTTATGCCACTGGGAGTTTGGGAAATATTTACAAACTGGTGATCAGATTAATGTTTCATTGCCTTGTTGGGGTAACACTTTTAAGATGAAAGAGCTTGGAGCTACACTTGCATATGATAAGCAAGAATTGGACCAGTCCTCAGCATCTACTAGTGACGCAAGAGAGCTTGCAATACGACATAATCCAATTAGTGATTATCAATCCGAAGAATGTGTCATGGAAGTCTTTATGCCTTCATATCAGATGGCGGCTCATCATTACTACCTTTCTCACCCTAATTACTTTGTGCTCCGCGACAATTCAGATTTAGCTGTGAGGTCAATTTTGAATGAGAAATTGTTTGAGGATTCTTATGTGGAGACTGCATGTTCAG GAGCAGAGGAAGAAGCTGACGATGATAGCATCTTTGAttacgatgaggatgaagatgaAGAGGCTGCAATGGCAGAGTTAGAGGAGTTGCTGCTAAGATCTTGGTGA
- the LOC104250088 gene encoding disease resistance protein Roq1-like, whose protein sequence is MATPQSTLTRYSFHVFLSFRGEDTRKNFTDHLYTALINAGIRTFRDDDEIRRGENIESELQKGIRESMISLIVLSKDYASSRWCLDELVNIVDRRKKEGHTVLPVFYTVSPEDVENQTGSFAEAFVNHEKRGNAETGEKRKVWMEKMDKWRAALKEVAKLEGMCLAKEVDGHEAKFIQKIIKEILKRLNRTVLSVPSYTVGLESRVKDINSWLLDESSEVGIGVICGLGGIGKTTVAKVAYNSNYDRFDGSCFLANVRDISEKHPNGQVYLQKQIFESILKGRKEKIYNADEGIVKMKDAIGNKKVFVVFDDVDQLDVLDSLIGTRDWFYPGSKILITTRCEKLLKAHERHMLFKIKELGEDESLKLFSWYAFSQDHPLEEFKVLSTEAIQHCGGLPLALYDLGSFLSGRDMEIWRSKLQKLEAIPHSKVQKNLEISYNSLDDHDQRLFLLIAASFVGKDKDDVIKILENCDFHPTVGIQNLIDRSLISIDDENKVMMPQLIQDMGKEIIRRESPDDPERLCKLLNQWGLSNYLTENNETDANGGDLRSAHPSEDGLVPTLGPNVAKRPYYQDFPEIAILPYLGNSLKRRFVGLLSTFPISGGLKRFFP, encoded by the exons ATGGCAACCCCACAATCCACACTAACCCGTTACTCTTTCCATGTTTTCTTGAGCTTCAGAGGTGAAGACACCCGAAAAAACTTCACTGATCATCTCTACACAGCTCTCATCAACGCGGGAATACGAACTTTTCGAGACGATGATGAAATCCGCAGAGGAGAAAACATAGAATCTGAACTCCAGAAGGGTATTCGAGAATCCATGATTTCCCTAATTGTTTTATCCAAAGACTACGCTTCCTCAAGATGGTGTCTTGATGAGCTAGTCAACATTGTTGATCGGAGGAAGAAAGAGGGTCATACTGTTTTGCCTGTGTTTTACACTGTTAGCCCTGAGGATGTTGAGAACCAAACTGGGAGTTTTGCTGAAGCTTTTGTGAACCATGAAAAGAGAGGAAATGCGGAGACTGGAGAAAAAAGAAAGGTATGGATGGAGAAGATGGACAAATGGAGAGCAGCTCTGAAAGAAGTTGCTAAATTGGAAGGAATGTGCTTAGCTAAAGAAGTTGACGG GCACGAGGCAAAATTCATCCAAAAAATCATCAAGGAGATACTCAAAAGATTGAATCGGACAGTACTTAGTGTACCTTCATACACAGTTGGATTAGAGTCTCGAGTGAAGGACATTAACTCATGGTTACTGGATGAATCCAGTGAAGTTGGCATTGGGGTGATCTGTGGACTTGGTGGCATAGGAAAGACTACTGTTGCTAAAGTAGCTTACAACTCTAACTATGACAGATTTGATGGCAGTTGCTTTCTTGCAAATGTCAGAGATATCTCAGAGAAACATCCAAATGGTCAGGTTTATTTGCAAAAACAaatttttgaaagtattttgaaaGGCAGAAAGGAAAAGATATACAATGCTGATGAAGGAATTGTCAAAATGAAAGATGCTATTGGCAACAAAAAGGTTTTTGTTGTATTTGATGATGTGGATCAGCTGGATGTCTTAGATTCACTTATTGGGACAAGAGATTGGTTTTATCCGGGGAGTAAAATTCTCATAACAACAAGGTGTGAGAAATTATTGAAGGCGCATGAGAGGCACATGTTATTCAAGATTAAGGAACTTGGGGAGGATGAGTCCCTAAAGCTCTTCAGTTGGTATGCCTTTTCACAAGACCACCCTTTAGAAGAGTTCAAGGTGCTTTCAACAGAGGCAATACAGCATTGCGGTGGGCTTCCGTTAGCCCTTTATGATTTGGGCTCTTTTCTTTCAGGGAGAGATATGGAAATATGGAGAAGTAAATTACAGAAATTGGAAGCAATCCCTCATAGTAAAGTTCAAAAGAATCTTGAGATAAGCTATAATTCTCTAGATGATCATGACCAGAGGTTGTTCCTCCTTATTGCTGCTTCTTTTGTTGGGAAGGACAAAGATGATGTTATCAAGATATTGGAGAACTGTGATTTTCACCCTACAGTTGGAATTCAGAACCTCATTGACAGATCCCTCATCAGCATTGATGACGAAAATAAGGTGATGATGCCTCAACTTATTCAGGACATGGGGAAAGAAATTATTCGTCGAGAATCACCGGATGATCCTGAGAGATTGTGTAAATTGTTGAACCAATGGGGTCTATCAAATTACCTGACAGAGAACAAT GAAACTGATGCAAATGGAGGAGACCTCCGTAGTGCACATCCGTCGGAAGATGGTCTTGTCCCAACACTTGGTCCTAATGTTGCAAAAAGACCATATTATCAAGATTTTCCAGAAATAGCTATTCTGCCATACCTAGGCAATTCGTTGAAAAGGCGCTTTGTAGGACTTCTTTCGACATTCCCCATATCTGGTGGCCTCAAAAGATTCTTCCCATGA
- the LOC104250080 gene encoding NADH dehydrogenase [ubiquinone] 1 beta subcomplex subunit 3-B, whose protein sequence is MGKPLGTTGEFFRRRDEWRKHPMLTNQFRHAFPGLGIAVVAFSIYCVGEFAYNKMSAPSHSTSSAAASHSH, encoded by the coding sequence ATGGGGAAACCATTGGGAACAACGGGAGAGTTCTTCAGGAGAAGGGACGAGTGGAGGAAGCATCCTATGTTGACCAACCAGTTCCGCCACGCTTTCCCTGGCCTTGGCATCGCCGTCGTCGCATTCTCCATCTACTGCGTCGGCGAATTTGCCTACAACAAGATGTCTGCCCCTTCTCACTCCACCTCTTCCGCCGCTGCTTCTCACTCTCACTGA
- the LOC104250071 gene encoding 2-C-methyl-D-erythritol 4-phosphate cytidylyltransferase, chloroplastic has protein sequence MSTLQFGVTLCSSSPIFLPSHSLTPRNGFPTPKTNSLKNPSRLAHCTCRTYSHGVPRMSLFNITCSATSPNLNKSTDVVVEEKSVSVILLAGGKGKRMGASMPKQYLPLLGQPIALYSFFTFSRMPQVKEIIVVCDPSYQDIFEDAKENIQVELKFALPGKERQDSVYSGLQEVDSNSKLVCIHDSARPLVWTEDVEKVLKDGWLVGAAVLGVPAKATIKEANSESFVVKTLDRKTLWEMQTPQVIKPELLKKGFELVNREGVEVTDDVSIVEYLKHPVYITEGSYTNIKVTTPDDLLLAERILNTEES, from the exons ATGTCTACACTTCAATTTGGTGTCACCCTTTGTTCTTCATCTCCAATTTTCTTGCCAAGTCATTCTCTGACGCCCAGAAACGGTTTTCCCACTCCAAAAACCAACTCTTTAAAGAATCCTTCCCGCTTAGCTCATTGTACTTGCAGAACCTACAGTCATGGTGTCCCAAGAATGTCTCTTTTCAACATCACTTGCTCTGCCACCTCACCAAACCTAAACAAG AGCACAGATGTGGTGGTGGAGGAGAAAAGTGTTTCTGTGATTCTTCTTGCTGGAGGGAAGGGGAAAAGAATGGGC GCAAGCATGCCAAAGCAGTACCTACCACTTCTAGGCCAACCAATTGCGTTGTACAG TTTCTTCACTTTCTCCAGGATGCCTCAGGTGAAAGAAATCATTGTTGTATGTGATCCTTCTTATCAAGACATTTTTGAAG atGCCAAAGAGAATATCCAAGTCGAATTAAAATTTGCATTACCTGGGAAGGAAAGACAAGATTCTGTATACAGCGGACTTCAG GAAGTTGATTCAAACTCCAAACTTGTATGCATCCATGACTCTGCAAGACCTCTAGTATGGACTGAAGATGTAGAAAAG GTCCTGAAGGATGGTTGGCTGGTTGGGGCAGCAGTTCTCGGCGTTCCTGCTAAAGCAACAATCAAAGAG GCGAACAGTGAGTCTTTCGTTGTGAAAACTCTTGACAGGAAAACACTTTGGGAAATGCAGACACCTCAG GTAATCAAGCCTGAGTTGCTTAAGAAGGGTTTCGAGCTTGTTAACAG GGAAGGAGTTGAAGTAACAGATGATGTATCAATAGTGGAGTACCTGAAACATCCTGTATACATTACTGAAGGCTCTTACACTAACATAAAG GTTACGACACCCGACGATTTGCTACTTGCGGAAAGAATATTGAACACTGAAGAATCTTAG